A stretch of DNA from Serinus canaria isolate serCan28SL12 chromosome 14, serCan2020, whole genome shotgun sequence:
GAGGAGGGCCTGCACCCTCCACCCCCAGCCCGAGCCACTCagccctcagcagagcagcctgagctcaCCCCATGCTCTGAACTGTGCCTGGCTGAGAACTGTCCTGGTTCAGAGCTGATCCAGGAGATCTGTTGGGCCAGCCTGGGGAAGCAGCTCTcacagtcccagctgtgtctgtgccaccTGCCAGACCCATGGTCATCCTCCTGTGGTCCTTTCACCAGGACTGCACAGTACTAAAAAGCTGTAATTCTCCATGTAGAATAGCACCAGCAGCAAATTAACTCACAATCTGGTGTTCAATTCCAACTCATTGCCTCAGTCATGTTCTATGGGCAGGATCTTTCAAATCCTTACTTAAAAGATAGTCTTTGACCTCAGAAATGCACCCACACAAGTGAAAATTAGCACAATTAAGCCTCCAGTTGATCTGGAAGCCAAATTTTAAAGGTGTTGCAAGCTATAATATGGTGTAGGTGGTCAGTGTTTTATTACTAGGGGCTAAAGTTTACAGGAGTTGTATTTCTTTGCATATAAGAGAAGGCAGTAAAATGCCACAGACTGTGGATATCAGACCAGTTTTCCAGTATATTACTCCAACTATCTATATAGTTATCTATTGTTATTTATCCCAAGTTGCAGCAGATTCACTACATGCATAAAGTTTCCTAATGCataatctaattttttaaaaaattaaacagttgCAATGGTTTCAAGGATTTCATCAGCATCACTGCTCACTTACAGTCCTGTGCCCTACACAATGAAgaattaaattatataaaaatgaaGAGTGAATATATTTGGCCTGTTCCACAGATATTCACAGTTTAACCATTAAACAAGCATATTTTCAGAGGCTCCAATATTATTAAAGACTTCTCAGAGACACACACAAACCCCATTCCCTCACCCCAACATTACAGAGTCCAGGCAGTCTTGTTAGGGATCACAAAATCACCAGGCAATCCAAGAGAAGGTCTGACAGCCCCActcactgccagcactgccaaagagctgctcctgcttcagGAGTTCAAAACTGACACAGGTCTGGTTTGCATTCTGTAAATGGTAATTAAAGGACTAAAATTAGGCTAAAGATAAGTGATACTTCACTAGATAGATCATTTGGCTATTTTTGCAAGTACCCTGCCCAGTgggtggagctgctcctgcctggctggaagcagcacaacaggagcagggctgtcccccaCAAGAACATGTGGGTAATGGTTTGTTCTTTCCCCAACAGGAAACCAGACTTTCCCTTCCTGTGTGTTCACCTCTGCCTTTAAAAAACAGCTGTATTACCTCTGATACCTTAAAATGGCTGAGCCTGATGCACTGCAGATTGATTTCCTCACTGCAGTCCACATTCCAACCACAAGATAAATACCTTCCTTAAAGAGCTCTATCCCTCAtcctctggggctgctgcatgCTAGGGTGTAAATCAGAAGCTGCCATCTGGTGAGCTACCCCTTTGCATAGTTACTCTTCACACTCTGgacattttaaatttcctttggggaaaaaaaaaaatttgtgacGAACAAAGCATTTAATAGCTGAATGAATGAAGAGTCTCAAACTTACAAATACAGTCTTCATTTACTATCAAATCAGTCTCCATTTGGAACTTTTCCTAACAAAGCAGCCTCTGTTGGGGAATTTATtttagtcttttaaaaataacagcacCAGCAAAAGTCTCACCATAAATTCAACAATTCCAGCACGAGTGCTTTGGCCTGCTTTGCTCACCAAATCACAATAAGGTTTTGCTGCCCAACATTTTGTGCCACAAAAAGTTAGAGAAGCAAGGACAAAGCTGTGGGTGCATTTACCCATAAAACAGCAACTTCAGGGCTCTCCTGCAAAGGGACAGATTCAGCTGTATCTAAAACAACCACATTTGTTTTCCACAGTCTGTCTCCCAGCAAGAGCAGCATGGACCAAACTCTCCTTTTATTAGATGAATGAGATGCTATCTGTGgcctgtgggtttgtttttaaacagtttgCATTACCCACATTTTGTTAGTGATTTAGGACCTCCAAGCCATTGCAGGGCTGCATACCAGCAAAGCCAGTCCCAGAATTTGGGTAGATCCCACTCTTCTCTCTGCTAACCCCTGTGGGGCACAACAGATGTGCAAAGCACAACACCCTGGACCTGGTGACAAGCTCATCACTTAAAACCTGTTTCCCTTTAGTTTTAAAACCCTTATATCACAAAAGCCATTAGATGCTGTGGATGACTGTCTaggcttttgtttggttttttttttcagctgaagttGGTTTATGAtcctgaaatgcagctctgaaaataaaaggtgtGTAACAGAAGTGTATCAAATTCATTAAGCCAGCACTTGGCTATACAGAAAGCCTTGGCAATCAATCCTTTTACCAAAAGGTGTAAAAAAGTTGAcatactaaaattaaaaaaggtaGCATCAATAACCAAAAAAGTTTCAACCAGTGTTAATAAAACTCCCTTTAAGTCACAACAATTTCAACAGGCAAATAGTCCCAATACAGGcattgtaaaataataaattgacTCCTATCCAAATATTATCAAATCAGTCTAAAAATGACTCATCTACACTGCTGTCATTAAGAACACATTAAGAATTCACTTTGTCATCAGATGCCGATATTGTTGCTCCAGAAAGTGTGGAGTATTAACTGCAATTTAGCAATTAAacatatgctttaaaaaattggTTCGTCAATATTAATGCAAAAGATAGTTCCTTACATAGAAGTACTGTGCTTGCCAGACAAGTAAGGTAATACTTTAGGTATAAATCAAACAAATTAAAGCAGAATTATACCACAGTTTTCCTTGAAGACTTAGGATCTGTGTGTTGCTTCTCTCAATGTTTAGCAATCTTAAGAAGCAGAACCTTTGGTTCTTTTAGTCAAGTAAAAATATTCTCATGTAACCACAAAAATACAACTTCCAGAGAAAATGGAAGTCCATCAACAAGTCCACTTTCAATAAAACTGAGGTAGTACTGCTCTTTTATTATGTGAATGTGTAAAGAGATTTAGATATAAATCATCATCTATCACTCAGTTGACTGACAGGTACAGTAATTTTATAAAACAATCCCAACATTTAGTTTGAAAGTCCAAAAAAAGGAATGATCTGGACTCATTCACTAGGAGTTAGCTCAAAATGGGAATTAGCCATATTACAAAAAGCTGTTGCTTATGTTGGTTTTTAGAGCCTTATTACCCAGGATTAATGCATTTATAGTTAACACTGCTGTTCATCTCAGTATAAAACCTTAAAATTATTACAGCCTAAAATTTCAACAATGTAAACAGCACTACACACAGTACAGACCTGCCCTGACAGATGTAGTATGAAAAAACTTAATCTGGCACTGTATAATTTAGCAATGTTAATTTAACCTAACTAAAAAGATCTACATTGTGCAAGAAGTATCAGACTTACTTATACTAATCTgaagtcttaaaaataaaataaaattaaaaaatgcttaacTTGTAGCCAGGGTCAAATATTTCAGGGCAAGAGTAAAAGGAATAACCAAAATTAAGAAAGTGCCTAAAACATGATACAGCATTTTAGAGCCCTTTCAAAGACAAGGCAGAAAAAGGTGTAAAGTAGAAAAATCTGGAGCCTCGGTAACTTCCAGAAACATCCAGAGTTTACATTTCGTGAAGGGCAACGAGTTGCTTTTGTTACTGCTGCCTGGCCGCCGCTAGGTCTGTCCGTCCGCACACGGCCCCTCTGGGTCCAAGGACAGAATGCATTTggtttcctcctcctttttcctccgCTCCATTTCCCACTCCACAAAGGTATCGAAGAGACTCGGCCAGGCCTCGTCCTCGCTGTAGTTGCTAAGGTCCGGTCCAATCACCTGAGTAAAATTTAGAAACATGTTCCACGTGTCCCGGGAGATTCCCTTGATTCCTGAGGGGTTCTTGATTAGGAAGTGTAACCACTGGTCCAAAATAGGGGGCTTGTTTTGGGTGAAGACTAATTTCCAAAGGGCAATGGCTATTTCCCGATGTAGCGACCTCTGTCCTTCTTCAGAGTCCAGGCCAAACTGGAAGGTGAAACGATAGAGATCCTTGAATTTATCCTCCTGCTTGGCTTCGTTTAGGAGGCTGGGGAACCTTGCACAAATGCCATCAATGCTGTCTGCATTTATTGCTTTGCAGCCTTCAAAAAACTCCTTCCTGTTaagcaagagaagagaaattagAGTGAGCCCTTCACCGACCTCACAAACACGTCCCATCTCTGTTCAGCTACACCAAATCTAAGAGGATCATCTGGACAAGACAAGGTGTACCCTCAACCCCAGTGGCACAGAGATTTTGGCAACAGGAGCCACTGGAAAGACAGACAGTTCCAAGGCATTCCTTAAGGCCTGGGGAACCACACACAGCCCCCAGGTCTGCTGGGGCACTGCTAACATTTGAAAGATTCTGCTCTCTGGCTTTTCTGGACACTTCCACATCCTGGAATGCCTTTCACATTAAAAAGTAAATCTAATTTGCCACAGCAGAATTTCTAATTGTTTGAAACTAACACATTTACCCCAACTTGATTCAATACTGCTGATATCTACATGTCCATGCTCTGGGCGAGCTGTTTGCAAGGGACAGAGCAGTTGACTTCAacttttgctgtggtttttagTTCTTCTTTCAGCCTGCAAAACCAAAGGGGAGCCACTGGTGTCAGTCAGCAAGGCATTTGCTGGGAGCATGGAAGGGAGCACAGCATCACAGGGACTACAGCACACTCATGGACACTGCTCAAAGCACCAGCCCTGTGCCAAGTGGGACACGTTTAGTTCCAGTTTCTCTGATGCTTGTGAGCAGTGTAACAACCAGGTATAACAACCAGCCAGAAGAGCCAGCAGGCTGACATAGGATGGGCTGGAGGGAAGACAAGAGCAGCACTCAGGAGAACAGACCATGATGCTTTCCTTGATGCAAGAATCCACCAGCACCTGTACCATGGAGTGTGCCCTTCAACAAATATAACCTGTCCCAACTAGATTTGTCCTCTCCAAGGAAATTAAAACCATGTTAATAACACTCACGGTAGCTGTGCAGAATCACAGACACTACTTACAATTCCTTTACCATCTTAGCAAATACCTGTGTCATCAGCCTCCAGTAAATCCACATTTGCATTCCAGAGTAACTCATCCCTTTGACACACACCCTCAGCCACAAAGACTCTGAAGATGCTGTCCAGTGCACAGCAGAGGCTTGGGTCAAGGCTCTGAACACCAAAGTAATAAGCTCAGTAAAAATAAGCAGCATAACTCAAACCAATCTACACAgggcaaaaaataaagaattccttctctccctgcccgTCCTTGTAGGCACTCTTCCCTTGCTCTTACCTGGACATTGCTAATCAAGCCGGGGGACTCTGCTGCAGTTTGAGTTTGCCTGTTGCTAGTGGGGGGAGTTTTAGCCATTCCATTGTTTCTTGTAGCATCACACATGTTGTCATCCCACTGACTGAGCCCCTTGTCCAGAAGGGCACACAGCACTTTGAACAGCAATCATTTGTCAGCTAGTATTAAACAGCTACAAGTGTCAAAACCCtcacatttccttccctctctaTGCTTTAACAAGATACTCTTGGAAAAAGACATTAAGTGTTACACTGGTTGGACAGGAACAATTCTGTCATTCTTTCACAGACTGTTAACAGAGTTAGTAGCAATTACTAAAGAATCTCACAttactttaaaggaaaaattcattTCAGTGTCCAATCTCATCACCAAGATAATGCTGGATACAGTAAATTGCTTCTGGTAAATCAAGAATAAATTAATATCTACAGAGTCTCACTACACTGTTCATCACTAGCAGCATAATGGCCACAACCACATTTTCTAAAATCCAGtgtgaggggaaggggaaaagaagacaATACAAATCTTACCTTCTGCAGTGGTAGGAATTAATTTGATCAAAATGCAAGAGTTAGAAGAAATAAGTAAGTGAAGCTAATGAGGCTGTCTCTCCAACATACTGCTGACAGGATATACTTTaacatatgaaaataattacaagTTCTACAAGAACTAACCTTGTAAATTTGCACATGGTAGCAGCCTGGAATTTCCAAGCCAAAACTAGTACTTTAAATTCAGTGGGATCAACACAGAGGTCATT
This window harbors:
- the DCUN1D3 gene encoding DCN1-like protein 3 isoform X1 — encoded protein: MGQCVTKCKNPSSTLGSKNGERESGSKSHSKRSAVHKDDHGSACGKASGDILVNGTKKTDAAVESSQPPTFSGDTKKDSVCSAEESSLQRIGELFRRYKDEREDAILEEGMERFCNDLCVDPTEFKVLVLAWKFQAATMCKFTRKEFFEGCKAINADSIDGICARFPSLLNEAKQEDKFKDLYRFTFQFGLDSEEGQRSLHREIAIALWKLVFTQNKPPILDQWLHFLIKNPSGIKGISRDTWNMFLNFTQVIGPDLSNYSEDEAWPSLFDTFVEWEMERRKKEEETKCILSLDPEGPCADGQT
- the DCUN1D3 gene encoding DCN1-like protein 3 isoform X2; its protein translation is MIPCVAETIKNGERESGSKSHSKRSAVHKDDHGSACGKASGDILVNGTKKTDAAVESSQPPTFSGDTKKDSVCSAEESSLQRIGELFRRYKDEREDAILEEGMERFCNDLCVDPTEFKVLVLAWKFQAATMCKFTRKEFFEGCKAINADSIDGICARFPSLLNEAKQEDKFKDLYRFTFQFGLDSEEGQRSLHREIAIALWKLVFTQNKPPILDQWLHFLIKNPSGIKGISRDTWNMFLNFTQVIGPDLSNYSEDEAWPSLFDTFVEWEMERRKKEEETKCILSLDPEGPCADGQT